A region from the Salmo trutta chromosome 40, fSalTru1.1, whole genome shotgun sequence genome encodes:
- the LOC115180450 gene encoding complement C1q-like protein 2 gives MEATLTASECQVEEQKDLLLSLRATVEKQSSALQELRATVEELKRENRERPKVAFSASLSETKGPYNTDITLVYNHVFTNTGNAYSPVTGIFKAPVSGIYYFRYTAFGITSKHRRVSLYKGGQLMVTVTDRSTPHDGEDSGSNGVTLQLEEGEEVYTRLKAEHQVYDNGAHHTTFTGFLICA, from the coding sequence ATGGAAGCCACACTGACAGCCAGTGAGTGCCAGGTAGAGGAACAGAAAGACCTACTGCTATCACTGAGAGCCACCGTGGAGAAACAGAGTTCTGCACTCCAAGAGCTGAGAGCCACCGTGGAGGaactgaagagagagaacagagagagaccgaAGGTGGCCTTCTCAGCTTCACTGTCTGAAACCAAAGGACCATACAATACTGACATCACCCTGGTCTACAATCATGTCTTCACCAACACTGGCAATGCTTACAGTCCGGTGACTGGCATCTTTAAGGCACCGGTGAGTGGAATCTACTACTTCAGGTACACTGCCTTTGGAATCACCTCCAAACATAGAAGAGTGTCCCTGTACAAAGGAGGACAACTTATGGTGACTGTGACTGACCGTAGCACACCACATGATGGAGAAGACAGTGGATCCAATGGTGTCACCCTGCAGCTGGAGGAAGGTGAAGAGGTCTACACACGTCTTAAAGCAGAACATCAGGTCTATGATAACGGGGCTCACCATACCACCTTCACTGGATTCCTGATCTGCGCTTAG